The stretch of DNA GGCGCTGGCCGAGCACCGGGTGCCCGGCGCGAGCATCGCGGTGATCCGGGACGGCGAGCTGGTGGCCGTGGACGGCTACGGCGTGGCCGAGGCCGGCACCGACCGGCCGGTCACCGAGCGGACGGCCTTCCCGGTCGGCTCGGTCAGCAAGCACCTCACCGCGCTGGGCGTGCTGCGCCTGGTGGACGAGGGCGTGCTCGACCTGGACGTGGACGTCAACCGCTACCTGACCACCTGGCAGGTGCCGGGCGGCGCCGAGGACCAGCCGATCACCCTGGCCCACCTGCTGGGCCACCTCTCCGGCCTCAAGGTCGTCCCCAGCGGCCGCTACCCGCGCGGCACCGAGCGGCTCCCGGCCCTGGCCGACCTGCTGCGCGGCACGGCCGGCCCCCGCCACCCGGCGGTGGAGCGGGAGCTCGCCCCGGGCGAGGCCTTCCGCAAGGCGAACATCCACTTCTCGGTGCTGGAGCAGGCCGTGGTGGACGCCACCGGCGAGGAGTTCCCGGAGCTGATCGACCGGCTGGTGATCCAGCCGCTGGGCCTGCGGGACACCGGCTACCGGCAGTCCTTCCCGCAGGGCCGCGAGGTCGCCCTCGGCCACGACGCGCAGGGCGCGCCGCTGCCGGGCGGCTGGGACGTCCGGGTGGACGTCGCGGCGGCCGGCCTGTGGAGCACCGCGGCCGACCTGGCCAAGGTCGCCCTGGAGGTCCGCCGCTCCTACCTGGGCCGTCCGCTGGCCCTGCTCTCCCCCGCCGCCGCGACCCGGCTGCTCTCGCCGAACCGCGACAGCTTCTACGGCCTCGGCACGGTGGTGGACGCCACCGGCAGCGACCCGTGGTTCGGCCACGCGGGCGAGCTCGACGGCCACCGGGCGATGACGCTGTGCCAGGTCGGACGCGGCACCGGCTTCGTCGTCCTGACCAACGGCGAGGCGGGCGACCGCCTGAACGGCCTCTTCACCGCGGCCGCCGGCCTCCGGTAGTCGGCCGAGCAAGCAGAACAGGGGTGCGGGAGGCCGCACGAAACCGTGCGGCCCCCGCGCCCCGGGCCTCCCTCGAAAGGACGACGTCACCATGACCGCCCGACACCTGATCTCCCTCGACGACCTCACCGACGCCGACCTGCGCTCCATCCTCGAGCGCGGGGTCTCGTACTCCGCCGGCCTGCTGCGCCACGAGCGCCCGCTCGCGGACACGGTCGTCGGCGTCTACTTCCGCAAGACCTCCACCCGCACCCGGACGGCGTTCTCCGCCGGCAGCCTGCGGCTCGGCGGCCAGATCGTCTCCTACGGGCCCGACGACCTGCAGCTCAACACCGGCGAGACCACCCAGGACACCGGCGAGGTCTTCTCCCGGATGCTCGACGTGCTGGTCGCCCGCACGGCCGGCGACCCGGCCGAACTGCGCGGCTGGGCCGACCAGGAGCGGATGTCGGTGGTCAACGCGATGAGCGCGGACGAGCACCCGACCCAGGCGCTCACCGACCTCACCACGCTGCTGCGCCACTTCGGCCGGATCGAGGGCCTGCGGGTCCAGTACGTCGGCGAGGGCAACAACACGGCGGCCGCACTGGCCCTCGCGCTGGCCCGCTTCCCCGGCACCCACCTGGAGCTGCGCACCCCGCCCGGCTACGGCCTCACCGAGGACGTGCTGCGCCGGGTGGCCCGCTCCGCGGCCCTCAGCGGCGCGAGCCTGACGGAGTACCACCACATGGACCGGCAGGAGGGCGGCTTCGACGCCGTCTACACCTCCCGCTGGCAGACCACCGGGACGAGCAAGCCGGACGCCGACTGGCGTGCCGTCTTCGCCCCCTTCCAGGTCACCGGGGAGCTGCTCGCGCAGAGCCCGGCGGCGATCTTCATGCACGACCTGCCCGCCCACCGGGGGGACGAGGTGACGGCGGCCGTCCTGGACGGTCCGCGCAGCATCGCCTTCGACCAGGCGGCCAACAAGATGTACAGCGCGATGGCGGTACTGGAGTGGTGCCGCCACGGAATCACCGCGGGTACCGCGGCCCCACTGACCGAGGCGAGCCGATGACCCTGCTGGAAGAGCCCCCCGTCACCACCGTCGAGCCGCCGGTCGCCACCGAGCCGCCGCCGCTGCGCAAGAACCGCGACTTCCGCCTGCTCTGGCTGGGCGCCGGCCTCTCGCTCTTCGGCGGCCGGGTCAGCGCCGTGGCGTACCCGCTGCTGGTGGTCTGGAACGGCCACTCGATCATGCAGGCCGGTCTGGTGGCCTTCGCCGCCCAGCTGCCCAACCTGACGGTCCAACTGCCCGCCGGGGTGCTGGTCGACCGCTTCGACCGGCGGCGGCTGATGATCGCCTGCGACCTGGCCGCCTTCCTGGCGATGGCCGGCGTGGTGGCCTCGCTGGTGTCCGGCCTGTTCTGGCTGCCGCTGCTGATGGCCGCCGCCTTCGTGGAGAACACCGCGACGATCTTCTACCGGCTCGCCGAGCGGGCCGCCGTGCGCAACGTGGTCCACCCGGACCACCTGTCGGCGGCGTTCTCGCAGAACGAGTCGCGCGGCCAGGCCGCCGGGATGCTCGGCAACCCGACCTCCACCGCCCTGTTCGCGGTGCTGCCCTGGCTGCCGTTCCTGGTCTCGGCCCTGGGCCGGGTGCTGGCCTTCCTCGGGCTGGTGGCGATCCGGACGGAGTTCCAGCAGCCCCGCAAGGCCGCGCCGCGCAACCTGCGGGCCGAGGTCGCCGAGGGCGCGCGCTGGCTCTGGGGCCAGCGGTTCATGCGGGCCGCGGTGGCGCTGGTCGCCGGCACGAACGTGCTGTTCCAGATCATGGGCCTGGCCCTGGTGGTGATCGTCAAGCAGCACGGCGGCTCGCCCGCCACGCTCGGCGTGGTCGGCGTGGTCTCGGGCCTCGGCGGGGTGGCCGGCGCGATGTCCGGCTCCTGGTGGATGAAGCGGTTCAGCCCCTCGAAGATCGTGATCGCCGCGTTCGCGCTCTGGACCCTGCTGATGCCCTCCGTGGCGCTGACCGGCAACGTCTTCGTGCTGGCGGCGCTGTACGCCGGGATGAGCGCGGTCGGCGCGGCGATGAACGTCACGGCCGGGGTCTACCAGTCCCAGGTCTGCCCGGACGAACTCCAGGGCCGGGCGGCCAGCTTCGCCGTCCTCGCCTCCTCGGGCGCGAACTCGCTCGGTGCGCTGAGCGCCGGTCTGTTCCTCAGCGTCTTCGGCCCCGCCCACACCGCCCTGGGCGTCGGCGCGGTGATGGCGGCGATCCTCGTCCTCGCGGTGGCCAGCCCGGCCGTGCGCAGCGCGAACAAGATCATCGCCTAGGCACGCGACAGGGGCGCGGGGAACTGCGCGAAATCGGCAGGGCACAGGTCGTCGCCTTCCGAGCTCGCGCAGTTCCCCGCGCCCCTGTCGTGGCTGACCCAGTCCGTATACGCACGGCAGGCTGGGAACCGGAAGAAATATAGGGCTCACCAGCAGAGTGACCAGGGCATGGCCACTACTGGAGAGAGCTGACACATGAGCGCGGACCTGAACTGGCTGCCGGCCGAGATCCACCCCTCGGACATCGGCGCCGAGGCCAGCCCGTACGGACTGATCGACCACCTGCAGCGCCTGGAGGACCTCGAGGGCCTGCTGGTCGCGAACAAGGCCCTGGTCTTCCGGGGCTTCGGCGTCACCCCCGGTGAGCTGGACAAGGTCTTCGACCTGCTGCTGCCCAACCGGCTCGCGTACGTGCACGGCAACTCGCCGCGCACCAAGGTCGGCAAGAACGTCTACACCTCGACCGAGTACCCGCCGGAGTACACCATCTCGATGCACAACGAGATGTCCTACGCCCACCAGTGGCCGGCCCGGCTGGCGTTCTACTGCGAGATCGCGGCCGAGACCGGCGGCGCCACCCCGGTGGTGGACGGCGTCCGCTGGCTGGAGGCGCTCGACCCCGAGATCCGCGAGTCCTTCAAGGACGGGGTCCGCTACAGCCAGAACCTGCACAGCGGCTACGGCCTGGGCAAGAGCTGGCAGCAGACCTTCGAGACCGAGGACCGCGACGAGGTCGAGGAGTTCCTGAAGACCTCGCAGGCCACCTGGGAGTGGAAGTCCGACGGCGCGCTGCGCGTGCACCAGGTCCGCCCCGCCACCACCCTGCACCCGACCACCGGCACCGAGGTCTGGTTCAACCAGGCCGACCAGTGGCACCCGGCCGGCCTCGGCGACGAGACCGCCGCCACCCTGGCCCGCATCCTCCCCGCCGACGAGCTGCCGCAGTCCGTGACGCTGGCCGACGGCACCCCCATCCCGGCCGAGCACGTCGAGCAGATCCGCGACCGCGGCCTCGACTCCGCCGTGGACGTCGACTGGCGGACCGGCGACCTGCTGCTGATCGACAACGTCCTGGTCGGCCACGGCCGCCGCCCGTTCACCGGCAGCCGCCGGGTGCTCGTCGCGATGTCGGACCGCGTCCAGGACGGGGCCTCGGCATGACCACCGTGCAGGCCCCCGAGCAGCTGCTGCCCTACCTGGTCGAGGCCGACGGCACCGCCTCCGTCACCGAGGTGATCGCCGCCCGCCGCGCGGAGCTGCGCGCCGAGCTCGGCACCCGCGGCGCGGTGCTGCTGCGCGGCTTCGAGGTGGGCGGGGTGGACGGCTTCGACCAGGCCGTCCGCGCGCTCTCCGGCGAACCGCTGAAGTACTCGGAGCGCTCCTCCCCGCGCAGCTCGATCGCCGGCAACGTCTACACCTCCACCGACTACCCGCCGGACGAGGAGATCTTCCTCCACAACGAGAATTCCTACCAGGCGAGTTGGCCGCGCCACCTGTACTTCTACTGCGTCACCCCGCCCGAGACGCTGGGCGCCACCCCGCTGGCCGACATCCGCCGGATCCACGCGGCGATCGACCCCGCGGTGCGCGAGGAGTTCGCCCGCCGCAAGTGGATGGCCGTGCGCAACTTCCACCCGCAGTTCGGCGTGCCGTGGCGCTCCGTCTTCAACACCGAGGACCGGCCCACCGTCGAGGCGTACTGCGCCGAGCGAGGCATCGCCGTCGAGTGGCGCGGCGAGGACGGCCTGCGCACCCGCACCGTCCGCGACGCGATCCACCGCCACCCGGAGACCGGCGAGGACGTCTGGTTCAACCACATCACGCTGTTCCACCACAGCACGCTCGCCGAGGAGGTCCAGGAGGGCCTGCTGGAGCTGTTCGGCGAGGACGACCTGCCGAGCAACACCTACTACGGCGACGGCGGCCGGATCCCCGACGAGGTGATGGACCACCTGCGGGCCTGCTACCGCGCCGAGACCACCCGGTTCGACTACCGGCAGGACGACATCCTGGTGATCGACAACATGCTGGTCGCCCACGGCCGCGAGCCGTTCACCGGCCCCCGGAAGATCGCCGTCGCGATGACCGACCTCCACGACCCGTCCACGAAGTAGAGGGCCCGATCCCGTGCTGTCGCAGAAGACCTCGCCCTGGCTGCGCACCTTCGTGCCGCGTCCCGCACCCGCCGTCCGGCTGATCTGCTTCCCGCACGCGGGGGGCGCCGCCAGTTCCTTCCGGGCGCTGGCCGGGCTGCTGCCCGAGACCGTCGAGCTGACGGCCGTTCAGTACCCCGGCCGGCAGGACAGGTTCCACCACCCGTTCGTCACCGACATGACCGAGCTGGTGGACGGGATCACCGAGGCGGTGGTGCCCCGGCTCGACCGCCCGACGGCCTTCTTCGGGCACAGCATGGGGGCCACCGTGGCCTTCGAGGTGGCGCGCCGGCTGCGGCCGCGCTTCCCCTCCCCGCTGCTCGGCCTCTTCGCCTCCGCCCGCAAGGCACCGGACGCCTGCCGCCCGACCGGCATCCCGTTCGCGGAGGACGACGAGGCCGTGCGCGGCTTCATCCACGAGCTCGGCGGCGCGGGCGTCGAGCAGTTGGAAGACCCGGAGCTGTGGCGGCTGACCCTGCCCATGCTGCGCAACGACTTCCTGCTCGCGGAGCACTACCGGTACGCCCCCGGCCCGCCGCTCACCTGCCCGATCACCGCCGTGGCGGGCGAGCAGGACGCCCGGTTCACCCCCGCCGACGCCCAGCGCTGGGCGAGCCACACCATCGGGGCGTTCGAAGCCCACTCCCTGCCCGGCGGCCACTTCTACACCGAGGAGCGGCCGCAGGAGCTGGCCGCCCTGCTGGCGGACGCCCTGGAGCGGCTGGCCGGCCCGCTCGTGCCCTCGCGCCCCCTCACCCGAACGGTTGGCTGACATGCCTGACGCACGCACCGTGCGCCTCCCCCTGACCGCGGCCCAGGCCGGCGTCTGGGCCGCGCACCAACTGGACCCGACCGGACGCCGGTTCGCCATCGGCGAGTACCTGGAGATCGCCGAGGAGGTGGACCGCGAGCTGCTCGACATCGCCTGGCGCACCGTCACCGCCGAGAGCGAGGCGCTGCGGACCCGCTCGGTGGTCCAGGACGAGGACGGCAGCCTCCGCCAGCTGATCGACCCCGAGCACGGCGCCCCGCTCACCCACCTCGACCTCTCCGCCGAGGAGCAGCCCGAGCAGACCGCGCTCGCCCTGCTGCGGGCCGAGCTGGCCCGCCCGGTGGACCTGGTGGCCGGGCCGCTCTCGGCCGCCGGGCTGATCAGGATCGGCGAGGGCCGGTACTGGTTCCACCACCGCTACCACCACATCGTCACCGACGGCTACGGCTACTCCCTGGTGCTCAAGCGGCTGGCCGCCGTCTACACCGCGCTCACCAAGGGCGAGCTGCCCGCTCCCTCGCCGTTCAGCCCGCTCGGCGTGCTGCTCGACCAGGACGCCGAGTACCGCGCCTCGGAGCAGTTCGCCGCCGACCGCGCCTACTGGACGGGCCGGTTCGCCGACCGTCCGATGCCCGCCCGGCTGGCCCGCCGCGCCGTCCGGCTGCCCGCTCCCGCCGAGGGACACCCGCAGCGGCTGCGCGCCACCGGCGGCCTGGACGCCGCGACGATGCGCGGGCTGCGCACCACCGCCCGTGCCGCACAGACCAGTTGGCTGACCGTCGCGGTCGCCGTCACCGCCGCCTACCTGCGCCTGATGACCGGGCGCGACGACGTGGTGCTCGCCCTGCCGGTGACGGCCCGCGCCACCACCGAGGCCCGCCGCACCCCCGCGATGGTGACCAACACCGTCTCGCTCCGCCTCGAGGTGCCGCTCTCGGCCAGCCTGACCGAGCTGATCCCGGCCGTGGACCGGGAGATCCGCGCGGCGCTCGCCCACCAGCGCTACCGCCACGAGGACCTCTGCGCCGATCTCGGGCTCGCCGGCCACGACTTCGGCTTCCTCGGCGCCATGGTCAACGTGCTCAGCCACGACACCACCGTGGTCTTCGGCCACCGGCGCACCATCGTGCGCAACCTCTCCTCCGGCCCGGCCCTGGACGTCACCGTCGGCCTGTACGACCGGGCCGAGGGCGACGGCGCCTGGCTCGCCGTCGACGCCGACCCCGCGTACTTCACCGCGGAGGAGCCGGCCGGCCACCTCGACCGCTTCGGCCGCCTGCTGGCCGACGCGCTGGCCCGCCCCGAGGCCCCGATCGGACTGCTCGACCTGCTGGGCGAGACCGAGCGCCGCGAGCTGCTCGAGGAGTGGAACGACACCGGCTTCGCCGAGCGCGGGCTCTGCCTGCCCGCGCTCTTCGAGGAGCAGGCCGCCGCCACCCCCGAGGCCGTCGCCCTCGCCACCCCCGACCGCAAACTGACGTACCGTCAACTCGACGCGGCGGCAAACCGGTTGGCGCACGAGCTGATCGCCGCCGGGGTCGGCCCCGAGCAGTTCGTCGCCCTCGCGCTGCCGCGCTCCCCGGAGTCGCTGACGGCCACCCTGGCGGTGCTCAAGGCCGGGGCCGGCTACCTGCCGGTCGACACCTCGTACCCGGTCGAGCGGATCGAGCGGATGCTCACCGACGCCGCCCCGGCCGTGGTGATCACCGACCTGGCGACGGCCGGCGGGTTGAGCGGGCGCCTGCTGGTCGTCGACGAGCCGGCGCAGGCCGCCCGGATCGCCGCCCGCCCCGCCACCGCGCCCACCGACGCGGACCGGACGGCCCCGCTCACCCTCGCCCACCCGGCCTACCTGATCTTCACCTCGGGCTCCACCGGCGTGCCCAAGGGCGTCGTGATGCCGCACCGCGGCGTCGCGAACCTGGCCGCCGACCACCACCCCCGGCTCGCGCTCGGCCCCGGCAAGCGCCTGCTGCAGCTGCTCTCCCCCAGCTTCGACGCGGCCGTCCAGGACATCTGGCCGGCCCTGCTCTCCGGCGCCACCCTGGTGCTCGCCCCGCAGGGCGGCCTGCTCGGCGAGGAGCTCGGCGCCTTCCTCGCCGAGCAGCGGATCACCCATGTCGCCATGCCCCCGGTCGTGTTGGCGACCATCCCGCCCACCCAGCTGCCGCAGCTGGAGTCGCTGATCACCGGCGGCGACGCGCTGGAGACCCACCTCGTCCAGCGCTGGCACGCCGGCCGCGCGCTGCGCAACCACTACGGCCCCACCGAGGCCAGCTGCACCGTCTCGGTGAGCGGCCCGCTGGCCGGCGAGGGCATCCCGCACATCGGCGGCCCGATCGGCAACACCCG from Kitasatospora sp. MMS16-BH015 encodes:
- a CDS encoding TauD/TfdA family dioxygenase; amino-acid sequence: MSADLNWLPAEIHPSDIGAEASPYGLIDHLQRLEDLEGLLVANKALVFRGFGVTPGELDKVFDLLLPNRLAYVHGNSPRTKVGKNVYTSTEYPPEYTISMHNEMSYAHQWPARLAFYCEIAAETGGATPVVDGVRWLEALDPEIRESFKDGVRYSQNLHSGYGLGKSWQQTFETEDRDEVEEFLKTSQATWEWKSDGALRVHQVRPATTLHPTTGTEVWFNQADQWHPAGLGDETAATLARILPADELPQSVTLADGTPIPAEHVEQIRDRGLDSAVDVDWRTGDLLLIDNVLVGHGRRPFTGSRRVLVAMSDRVQDGASA
- a CDS encoding thioesterase II family protein — protein: MLSQKTSPWLRTFVPRPAPAVRLICFPHAGGAASSFRALAGLLPETVELTAVQYPGRQDRFHHPFVTDMTELVDGITEAVVPRLDRPTAFFGHSMGATVAFEVARRLRPRFPSPLLGLFASARKAPDACRPTGIPFAEDDEAVRGFIHELGGAGVEQLEDPELWRLTLPMLRNDFLLAEHYRYAPGPPLTCPITAVAGEQDARFTPADAQRWASHTIGAFEAHSLPGGHFYTEERPQELAALLADALERLAGPLVPSRPLTRTVG
- a CDS encoding TauD/TfdA family dioxygenase; translation: MTTVQAPEQLLPYLVEADGTASVTEVIAARRAELRAELGTRGAVLLRGFEVGGVDGFDQAVRALSGEPLKYSERSSPRSSIAGNVYTSTDYPPDEEIFLHNENSYQASWPRHLYFYCVTPPETLGATPLADIRRIHAAIDPAVREEFARRKWMAVRNFHPQFGVPWRSVFNTEDRPTVEAYCAERGIAVEWRGEDGLRTRTVRDAIHRHPETGEDVWFNHITLFHHSTLAEEVQEGLLELFGEDDLPSNTYYGDGGRIPDEVMDHLRACYRAETTRFDYRQDDILVIDNMLVAHGREPFTGPRKIAVAMTDLHDPSTK
- a CDS encoding ornithine carbamoyltransferase is translated as MTARHLISLDDLTDADLRSILERGVSYSAGLLRHERPLADTVVGVYFRKTSTRTRTAFSAGSLRLGGQIVSYGPDDLQLNTGETTQDTGEVFSRMLDVLVARTAGDPAELRGWADQERMSVVNAMSADEHPTQALTDLTTLLRHFGRIEGLRVQYVGEGNNTAAALALALARFPGTHLELRTPPGYGLTEDVLRRVARSAALSGASLTEYHHMDRQEGGFDAVYTSRWQTTGTSKPDADWRAVFAPFQVTGELLAQSPAAIFMHDLPAHRGDEVTAAVLDGPRSIAFDQAANKMYSAMAVLEWCRHGITAGTAAPLTEASR
- a CDS encoding MFS transporter; translated protein: MTLLEEPPVTTVEPPVATEPPPLRKNRDFRLLWLGAGLSLFGGRVSAVAYPLLVVWNGHSIMQAGLVAFAAQLPNLTVQLPAGVLVDRFDRRRLMIACDLAAFLAMAGVVASLVSGLFWLPLLMAAAFVENTATIFYRLAERAAVRNVVHPDHLSAAFSQNESRGQAAGMLGNPTSTALFAVLPWLPFLVSALGRVLAFLGLVAIRTEFQQPRKAAPRNLRAEVAEGARWLWGQRFMRAAVALVAGTNVLFQIMGLALVVIVKQHGGSPATLGVVGVVSGLGGVAGAMSGSWWMKRFSPSKIVIAAFALWTLLMPSVALTGNVFVLAALYAGMSAVGAAMNVTAGVYQSQVCPDELQGRAASFAVLASSGANSLGALSAGLFLSVFGPAHTALGVGAVMAAILVLAVASPAVRSANKIIA